The DNA window tattttattcactgcACTGTTCAAATGTAGATACACAAACATAAGGCAATGGTACCGCTAACATAACTttgaaaaattacaataaaagtCAATATGTACAGAGGTCAACAAAAGGCAGATGGCACattacaaaattaacatttcagTCGACTGGAgtcaaaaacactgaaaaattAAAGACCTCGGATTTACGATAAGGTATATGGACATATTCATACATAGTTGGGGGACAGGTATTACAATAGCAAGCAtttttatacacatacatacacaaaataaacattttgtacatttcatttagGATTTTGCAGTTACATGTAAggttgagttacaaacacggagtTGTTCAATGTTGTGCTGTCAAGGAGAAACACACAGTAAaggtacatttattttattaatttataaagTCTAAAACCTTAACCTTAGGACCATTTCAATATCAATAGACAAGAATTATCAGTATTACAAAGTATTCAAACTGTATGTTATATAGTTATGGACCTTCCGCTATCTTATTTCCCTCCATTTCTACCATGACTGCCAGAACGATGTTCACTGAACGACGATATTTTCAAACTTGAGTAGATATATTAGAGTTGATACATCATCgataaaatatttgatacacTATTGGTTCAAAAATGTTACTACATTAACGGTAAATTTTCACCACACTATATTCGTTACAAAATGATGTCAATTGATACAGTGATTCATTATCTGTTAGTTACTACATTTTAAGTTGTAACACACGTCACCTAAATGAATTTACACAGGCATTTAAAAAGGTATATCTTGTAATGGATTATTACTACAAACACAAAATCTGTCAACCAAAGGTATATTCTCTTCTAAATATAAGATATGTACTGGTACATCTACCCAAACAATCAATTATTATCAATTACTAAGTTTACTGCCACTGTGTACAGTCTGCGATATTTACACAGTAAAACTGCTCCAATCTATCTGCTAGATCAACAACTTTGGTAATAATGTGTTGCTGGTAGGATGGTTCTTATTGTATACTTTATATCCCGGTGTGATAACTTGAACTAAGGTAATTAATTATCAAACATCTACATCTAGAAatatctaatacatattcataatgTGAGCAAGTCCTATTTTCATTCCGCTGCTTTGAGCGTTATACTAAGTCTTTGCAAAAGGAGTTTCATTATCCTGCACATTGTTCATGTTTCAGTCCTTTACGAGAATGGTAAGTCCTCTATATTCGTCAGTTTCTTTGACTTTCTTTAACAAAGTACCTGTTATATTAATCCAGCATCTTAAAACCAAATGATCTCTGCCGGGAACACTGAAAAGAGGAAAGTAAAGTGTTAGAGCAATGTCATTTAGATATTTATCGTTCCTAATGGTCACTATACACTTCATTCAACGGATCAGTAACTCTGGTCAAGTATAGTCCAGTGCATGCAAAAGAGTAAGAGTCGTGGAAATGTAGAGAAGTTAAGTGCACTGTTGAATAGACAATTTCAAGTACTGTGCGTACCTTTTGACATATCCTGCTCATCCTTTGTATCCCCATACCGTTGACGGTAATGTTCAAATCTTATTCTGTCTAGAAATTTCTTTGATTCCACATTGTTGTGATCAGTTCGATAATAGGCAGCTAGGTAGTAGAGGCCTGCAAATAAAGAATCTCAAATATAAAACACATGATatttatcaacaaataaaagaacaaaactaaaatacaatatGCAATATATTCCCGACTCCGATGAGCAAATTAGCCTTCTCCGAGCTTCTGTTAGCACACAGGTACTATAGCTATATACGTCAACATACGAACTCGTTGCAGTAATACCAATGCCCATGCAATGGTTTGGAACTCCGGGCGCGCCAAACACAATCTGTGGCAAACAAAGTTGTGTAGACTTGATAAATAATCAGATGAACTAACTCACACCTATTCACCGGCTTGGCCAGCAGGGCCCtttgtatgttttcatatttgtaaaatatttacagGAATACACTATTGTTTGAAACATTCTGACATATTCCGataaaatatctaaaataacaataatatgtaCTATGCATGTTTCACAATAGTACTTTAAAACACTTTTTACCGAGTTGATAGGAACTGTCAGTTTCAGCCAATCTCTTTTCCTTGATCTGCAACGCATCTGTGAGCAATTCAGTGATCTTCTTACTCTCTAGAGATGATTTAAGTATGTAATTCCGCGCAAGGTTTGTTTTCCCAATGGCAACGTCCTTAACATCAGCTGTACCATACTTCCTCTTCCAGTATCGTGTGATCATTGCCAAGGCATTTTCTAGATTCTCTTCCGCTGCTTCATAGTTACCAACGTCTTGATAAAAACGGCCAAGCTGATGTAAAGCTGGCCAATAAGAAAAATAGTGTTATTCTCATGCGCATACTCAGACAGACTTTGAACCTTAcaccgtatatatatatatacggtgTAAGGTTTACTTGATTTATAGTCAAGTAATCATATCTAAGTGTTATAGTTATCTAGTTATCTTGCACTACCTAGTCGTAGTCATTCATTTTGATGTGCCCCTGGCATACGTCAAATAATGATCATTAAAAGTGATCaaatggtatttattttgaatttttaactTATAAAATAGCTGTACTATGCATTCGTGCataaaacaacataacataaaccttgtttataactcaataaattatgtaaGTGCTACgagaatgtgtaaaatgtttgttatatatAACAAATCTTCTACTCTGaatgttagttttttttaatatttagtTACAAACTCGTATTCAAACGATCCTGTTTTGTATGAAATCATTGCGAAGTTGTTGTTGCATAAAAAATAACCATAAGACCATTTTAGACCCATAGAAAGGTATGGTTTTAAAACTCGTGTATCGAGAAAATTCAAGTTTACCATGATATATAGTGTAATGGTCGTTATCTTCAGTTGTCTTGAAAATGTCCATCTTTTTGCGAAGGGTATCTTTCAAAAGATCTTCGACTTCAGAGCGTTTCGTCTCGTCTGACATGAGTTTGTTCGTATTTTGCAACACTTTTCCAAGCCACTGCATTGCTATGATTTGtcagtgaaaaaaaagaaaaaagaagttagcaacttttcatttatttagatATTTTAACAACACCATATAAGATATCTTCAAAGCGATACGTATAATACTCGGTATGATCTCTACAATATGAATAGTATTAAATTAATTTCGATAATATTATCATTCGTAAGTATTCCATACCTACGAGGACGTCAATATCTCCATTTCCTTTGTTTTCCTCAAATAATGCAATACTTTCCCTGAAACACTTCACTGCTTTTTCTTTTAAGCTGTCAGCCTTCGCAGTCCTTTCTTTCAAACTCAAATTGAAGTTCACTTCACCAAGGAGGCACAGCTCTACAgttaaaagaaataaagaagGTGACTACTCTCATAGTTTGTTTTCTAGCGACAAATTGTGATATGAACTATGGTTAAAGTAAAATGTCACCCTAGTGCTTTCAATTACTTTAAGTTAAATTTTCCCTTTGACAGAACTTGTGACGAGAGTGAAAAGAACAAAATGCAAAAACATGGAAAGCTCTACCCAATATGTCATATGATGTTGATTTTCTCGTCACTCGCTGAAAATATCATTGCACCAGTGTTTTTAATATTGCTTGAGTTGGCATCTACAGATAACAATgctattataaaatatttacctTTAGCTAAGTCATCTTTACATATTGGTTTCCTCCACCTACTTAATTGGACCATAACTTTGCAAAGTGACTTAGCATCCTTTGATCGACCCAACCGGCATAGGTACGTGCTTACCGACGTCAGAAGAACATTGGTATTGCTTAGATATTTTATGTCACTCTCAGTCAGTGATCTCAAATGCTGAGCAAGAGCGAGAGTGTGGAAGGCAATAATTGAATGTCTGTCTCTGACCGCAATAATTGACAGCTCCTCCTGCTCCTCTAGCCTTGGAAAAAGTCCTTCAAGAATATTCATCGCATTATTCAAACTTCGTATCTTATCATCGCGATTGGCGAAATGGAGGAAGACGACCTCTTGGAGCAGGTGATGAACGGTGAACTCGCCATACCTCGCAAGACTACGATTGTGATCGCTGTCGTCTGGTTCACCAACGACCCTTGTTGCAAACGAGAAGCGTAGGGAATCAATTAATTCAAGAATATTATTGTGCCCGAGATCACGGCTGTTGAATCGACCACTTTCCTTCACGGGTATTATACTGTCTCTTAAATTACCTGGTTTTAAGTACTTTGCACCATCCACCAACAAGGCAATATGAATGCGGGATGACAGGCACGAGCAGAGATGGAGGAATTCTTTAGTGGCTTTATTACTTGTAATCGAGTCGTAATTTATTCTCCATGTTGTTGCCATGCTTTCTCCGCAGATATTTGCCATTTGAACGAATTTGTCTGGTTTGGTGATGAGAATGGCACTTTTGAACTTCTCAAGACAATCAGGAGAAAAATTGATTGGTTCGTCGACTAACTGCTCATCGTCTAGTCTTTCTAGCTGGAGGAGATTGTTCTGAACAACACCACGCAACCTTGAGGCATATTTTGGGCTAAGACCATAGAATTTAAGCCAGCCTATCAGTGGATCCGTTTCTTGGTGTTGCAGAACACTGGTACGACACTTCTTGTAGAGACGATTGTAGTTTCTGAAATTTCCTTTGTTCTCCCGTACATATGTACTAACTTGTTTCAACGCAAGAGGCAGTCCATGAAGTCCGTTTTCACCTCCAAGTGACATGATGGCGTCATATTCCTCTTCATTCTTAGACTTTATGAATGCCAGTTCTTTCTTTGCATCTTTCAAAGACATGGGCTTTCTTGGGTGGGAATGTCTTTGGCGAACAAGATAGATGGCAGAATCTTCTACGGTAAAGTGTTGAACATGTGTCATGATTGTATTTTGCAATACATTCCAACCAACTTTGACTCGCGATGTTATAAGGATATGACCGTAGTGAAGTTTTGTGTTCATGGTGAGAATTTGCTGAACAAGATCTGTGTCGTCTGCATCATCAATCACCATTAACCAGTCCTTTCTTTGACTCAATCGATTCAAAGCTGTCCAGATTATGTTGCTTGGATTCTTCTCGCCGTCGGACAATTCGACTTTCATTTTCTGAAATGGATTTGAAAAGACAATAACCTGGATTAGATCGAAGATGGCTTGCCGGTagtcgagtggttaaaccataCTTGCCGCTTATAACTCTGCTCGGAGTTCACATCTTATAGCAGTCTGGTGTTGATCAAATGAAACCGTAGATGAAGAGAATGCCAGATTTTTCCATGGTTTTTCTTTTGTATTAACCATATAATCTCAGGAGGGACAACCCTTGTTAGATTTTTCGGAGACAAGTACTACTATAGATGCTTGAAATCAGACTCAGGTTAAGAGAACTATctagtatatataattatgtcttTGCAAATAATGTATTAACCTGAAATCTATTCCCAAACAATGCTGTATGGATATATAAGTTCAGTgatttttcaatattattttccATCGAAACCAGTGACAACTCAACGTATACAACTGTAACTAATTACGGTCAGAATTTGTCATTATAATCACattttcttccttgtctgtgttgtAATCATTCATATTTATGTTGTACACCCACTTTGcatattttggaatatataataGTGTGTTCCGTAAACCTCCTCTCTTCTTAATTTTGCAAATAAAATTTCACATCAACATATTTCTGTGCCCTAATAGTAAAGATATTAACACTCTGTCTAtgctatttatatatatgtagatatgtgtgtctgtgtctgtgtgtctgtgtgagtgagtgagtgagtgagtgagtgagtgtgtgtgtgtgttagaaACACTTTGAGCTCGGCTTTAAATGACAACCATGATTTCTGAGTAATTATGTTCTTCAAATATTACGTGAGTATATCCAAAGACACACAACCAAcagtttgtttgtatatattgccACTTTATCAGTTAtcataaattaataatttaCTGTTACAGTCTTACAGGgcaactacatatatcattattattactaatAATGACTCGTTCATCAAAAGTCTCCGAAGAATATATTGAAAGCCTTGCTATGCCCCTTGAGCATGAATGGAAACCTTAATCACAAGTGACGCTTTGTATTAGAAAATGTGTAGAAGGCACTCATGTAAGACTGACACCAACAAATAAAAGATCGTATTGATAAAGATCACAAAACTTTGTCAATATGCCCTCAAACAATgaacaagaaatgaaatatcaaaactcTACCTCAAGCATCTTTTTGAAACCGAAATCAAGAAAGCTACCATACTGTCCATTAAGAATAAACACACCGCCTTTATACAACTTCCAGTTCTTCCAGACATAGGACGATAGTATTTCTGTTTTGCCACATCCACCAAAACCATACAAAATCTGAAAGAGATAACACtctgttttatttgaaaaattcacaaaacaacattgaaatgaaattggggAAAGAAAAAGTAGCACGTGTGGGAACCAAATACAAGTGCCCTGAATTCTAGCTAGAATGCGTTAGACAGCTGATCTAACGCATCAACTGGTAGATTATGTGTGCCGTCCTGGTGTGTACCTCTATTCATCGGCAGGGAGAAGCCAATTCAGTAACCTAATAGCCTTTCAACCTAATTAGGATCCAGTGGATTCACAGGGTCCCTGCCTAAGGGTTGTCAACTGAGGAATCGGTTTACTAAAGCAACGAGGAGCAGTATAGGATGATGCAAAGGCTTTTTACACATGGTTTAAATTGCCTTTTCGGTAAGACTTAATGAAACAAACCCATCcaaatatatgaaatgacaTTGAGGAAAGTGACACATCTGTAGTGGTTGAACCAATGTCCCCTGAATAATAGCGAGAGTGCTCTAGTCAGCTGAGCTAAAGCGTCATCTGGTAGATTCCATGTACAGTACTGGTGCAGCTGGTGTTGTACCTTTCCATTTCTCGAGGAAGGTGAGAAACCAACACATTCACCTTTAacgatgaatgaatgaatgaatgaatgaatgaatgaatgaatgaatgaatgaatgaacggaAGGGTGGATAGACGGATGAATAGATTCATAACAGTTTTCATATATTTCAGTTACAATTATCGGAACTCCATGTTGCATGGATGTTCATAGATCCCTGTACTATGAATTATAACTTATTAATAGAGGAGAATGTCACTCTACGAAATGAAAGTATTGTGATACAATTCGGATTCGAAATAGTCACTTCATATATATTTTGCACGACTAGAAGGAACACCAATTGCAAATTGAAAGTCGATTTAAACTCCGATGTAATAATGGTCCACCGTTGTCTCTCATGGGACTcgacatacatgcatatgtatccAATGAACAATACATATCCATGACACCTAAATGCTTATAACCTTCGGATAGTCATGACTAATGTATTTTCATCTAATTCATAGACgtgtctgctaagtcccatgaagGGACAGTGGAACAATGCCTTGATAATTGAGTCGAAGaagtgttgttttttcaatttggtgtttcctgGCAATCTCGTGAAATTTATGTGGTTATGCGAAAACATGAAATGGCTCTCCAGACCCctaagtttatgaaaatacttttatttttggGAGTGACATTACCATTGTAAAAGAGAACATgtatcatttgaaataaaaacacaaatgcAAGGAAAACTCACCTCAACAAGAACCTCTTCATTCGGCTTTCCTTTCACATAATCTTTGTAGTTTTGTCTGATATCTTTTAGGCATTTTTCATGTTCTGTACCTGTGAAAAATGTAGATGGTCTTCGTATTTCCACTGGTATGTCTTCAGAAAGAACAAAGAACAATATTACGTCAATATATCCTGTAATGTAACAACAGTATCGAAGCTTTCCACCATTTCATGATTTACAAATGAATGAAGACTTGCACACTGTATTTAAATTTGCATTGAAATTTTTAAAAGTCATCTGTGACAGATTTAGGTTTTTCTTTTCCAGGAGCGcttttttatatttgttgtgTTTCTTCTTTCATTTTCGTCGTTTTTTCCCCGTGAACATTTATTTGAGCACCGCGTCAtgacatttttgaaactttACAGGCCCTGGAATGAGAACCTTTGATCATCTTGTCTTGAGGAAATGGgttcaactttttaaaaatgaccgTTAATATGCTTGATATGTTGAGTTTGAGAATAAATTAATTTACTAAAGATTGTTCCCAGTAAGGGACCAGCCAGTTTCTTCGGTCGTGGGGGGGTCAcctttttttgaaattggcaatagggggtcaccctgttttgaaaattgtggatagtgGGCGGGGGTCATTGTATTTTGGATTGTGATAGACTAAAAATCAATTGCTAAAATTACATGATGCTATTAGACTTCTCAGCCCGCAACGATCACTGCCTGCAGGTGGCTATTACATTAGGTTCCAtctgtgtgtccgtccgtctatCTGTCCGTGTGTGTTTTCGTGCATTCACCCTCATCTCTCT is part of the Glandiceps talaboti chromosome 2, keGlaTala1.1, whole genome shotgun sequence genome and encodes:
- the LOC144453605 gene encoding uncharacterized protein LOC144453605 produces the protein MVQLSRWRKPICKDDLAKELCLLGEVNFNLSLKERTAKADSLKEKAVKCFRESIALFEENKGNGDIDVLVAMQWLGKVLQNTNKLMSDETKRSEVEDLLKDTLRKKMDIFKTTEDNDHYTIYHALHQLGRFYQDVGNYEAAEENLENALAMITRYWKRKYGTADVKDVAIGKTNLARNYILKSSLESKKITELLTDALQIKEKRLAETDSSYQLGLYYLAAYYRTDHNNVESKKFLDRIRFEHYRQRYGDTKDEQDMSKVFPAEIIWF